CGTGCACGTGTCCGCCAAGGACCTGGGCACCGGCAAGGAGCAGTCGATGACGATCACCGGCGGCTCGTCGCTGCCGAAGGACGACATCGAGCGCATGCGCCGCGACGCCGAGGAGCACGCGGAGGAGGACCGCCGCCGCCGCGAGGAGGCGGAGACCCGCAACGTGGCCGAGGCGCTGCAGTGGCAGACCGAGAAGTTCCTCGCGGAGAGCGGCGACAAGCTGCCCGCCGACGCGCGGGAGAACATCAACGAGGCGCTGAGCGAGCTGCGCAGCGCGCTGGCGGGCACCGACATCGAGAAGATCAAGTCGGCGCACGAGAAGCTCGCCCAGGTGTCGCAGGCGGCCGGTTCGGCGCTGTACGGCCAGGCCGGCGGTCCGAGCGCGACCGACGCGGGCCCGCAGGGCGCGACCGGGGGTGCCAAGGCCGATGACGACGTCGTAGATGCGGAGATCATCGACGACGAGGGCAAGAAGTGACCGGAGCAAAGGGTGCCTCGCCGGCGGAACCGCCCGCCGGCGAGCGCATCGTGATCAAGAACAAGCGCAAGATCAGCCCGAGCGGAGCGACCATGTCCGAGCAGCCGGAGACCCCGGCCGTCCCGGCGGCCGGCACCGAGCAGGCCGGCGGTGGTGGGGAGTCGTCGGAAGCCCGAGCCGCCACCGAAGCCGCGCAGGAGGCGACTCCGGCCGCGGAGAACCCCCCGCAGGAGGCGCCCGAGCAGGTCGTCGTCGAGACGGTCACCGTCGAGATGCAGACCGTCGACCTGGGCGCGCCGGAGGCCGCCGAGGCCGAGGCCGCGCCTGCCACCGAGTCCGCCGAGACCGTGGAGGGTGAGGTCGTCGAGGCCGAGCCCGTCGTGGAGCCGGCCGCCGAGCCCGAGGCCGGTGCGGTGCCCGCCGCGCTGGGCGCGGAGCTCGCGCAGCTGCGCACCGCGCTCGAGGAGCGCACGGCGGACCTGCAGCGGGTGACCGCCGAGTACGCCAATTACCGCAGGCGGGTGGAGCGCGACCGGGCGGTCTCCGCCGAGCTCGCCACCGGTTCGGTGCTGTCGGCGCTGCTCCCGATCCTGGACGACCTGGACCGGGCGCGCGACCACGGCGACCTGACTGGGCCGTTCGGCGCGGTCGCCGAGCAGCTCGGCGCGGTCGTGGCGAAGTTCGGCCTGACCGCGTTCGGCGAGAAGGGCGATCCTTTCGACCCGAACCGGCACGAGGCGGTGGCGCACCTGCCGTCCGCCGAGGTCACCGAGCCGACCTGCATCGACGTGATGCGCCGGGGCTACCTGCTGGGCGAGCGCCTGCTGCGCCCGGCCATGGTGGCCGTCGCGGCACCGGAATGACAACATGACCCAGGCTCCCTTCCCGCCGCGTACGCGAGCGGGAAGGGAGCCTCGGTCGCGACAGGGGGAGGGGGTACTGGATGAGCTCGAAAGACTGGCTGGAGAAGGACTTCTACGCGGTGCTCGGAGTGGCCAAGGACGCCACGGCCGCAGAGATCAAGAGGGCGTACCGCAGGCTCGCACGTGAGCTGCATCCGGACCACAACCCCGGCAACGCCGCCGCGGAGGAGCGCTTCAAGTCCGTGTCGGAGGCGTACGACGTGCTCTCCGACGAGAACCGGCGGCGCGAGTACGACGAGATGCGCTCGCTGTTCGAGTCGGGTGCGTTCCGGCGTGGTGCGCGCGGCGCGGGCGGCCAGCCCTTCGACATGTCCGACCTGTTCGGCCACGGCGGCGGTCGCGGGGGCGGTGACCAGCGCTTCGGCGGCGCCGGGTTCGCCGACCTGTTCGGCTCGATCTTCTCCGGCGGGGCCGGCACCGGCGCGCCGCCGCGCGGCCCGGCTCGCGGGCGCGACGTCGAGGCCGAGATCTTCCTGGACTTCGCGGACGCGGTGCAGGGCACGACCCAGCCGCTGACGCTGCGGACGCTCGGCGTCTGCGACACCTGCCACGGCGACGGCGCCAAGCCGGGCACCCGGCCGCGGACCTGCAAGTTCTGCCACGGCGCAGGTGTGATCAACCGCAACCAGGGCGCGTTCGGCTTCGCCGAGGCGTGCCGCGACTGCCAGGGCGTGGGCACGGTGGTCGACCACAAGTGCCCGGAGTGCGCCGGCACCGGCGGGGTGACCAAGACCCGCACGCTGACCGTACGGATCCCGGCGGGCGTCGCCGACGGCCAGCGCATCCGGCTGGCCGGGCGCGGTGAGCCCGGCGAGCGCGGCGGCCCGCCCGGTGACCTCTACATCCGGGCGATCGTGCGCCCGGACGCGATGTTCGGCCGCAACGGCGACGACCTGACCGTCACCATCCCGGTGACCTTCGCCGAGTCGGTGCTGGGCGCCGAGGTCCGGGTGCCCACTTTGGACGGCATGATGAAGGTCAAGGTGCCGCCGGGCACGCCGAGCGGGCGCCTGCTGCGGGTGCGCGGCAAGGGTGTGCCCAAACGTGATGGCCACAGCGGAGACCTGCTGGTTACCGTGGAGATAGTGGTGCCGCAGCAGCTGTCCGAGGAGGCTCGGGAGGCGCTGGTGCGCTTCACCGAGCTGGCCCCGCCCGTCCGGCGGGACCACCTGGAACGGAGGTGATCCACAGTGGATGAACACGCCAAGGTGCTGCTCATCTCGGTGGCCGCGCAACTGGCCGGCATGCACCCGCAGACGCTGCGGCAGTACGACCGGATGGGTCTGGTCGAGCCGGGGCGCTCCGCGGGCGGCGGCCGGCGCTACAGCCTGCGCGACGTCGAGCTGCTGCGCGAGATCCAGCGGCTGAGCCAGGAGGAGGGCGTCAACCTCGCCGGGGTCAGGCGGATCATCGACCAGGAACGCCTGGTGCTGGAGTTGCGGGAGCGGCTGCAGCACATGCAGGAGCGCCTGGCGTACGCCGAGGCGCGGCTGGCGCAGCTGGAGGCGATCTCCGCGTTCCCGCGCACCGAGCTGCTGCCGAGCACGCGCACCTCGACGGCGCTGGTGGTCTGGCGTCCGCGTTCCAGCGAAGGCTGAGCCGGCGCCGGGCGCGGCCGGTCCGTTCGTACCGCTGCCCGACGGCTTCGCTCACGTCAGGCGACGGCTACTGCAGGCGGCGGCCGTGGCGGACCAGGCCGCCCTCGCACCAGTCGTTGTAGTCGAACAGGCCGGGCCGGGCCAGCAGCACCCGGGTGTTGTGGGCCCATACCGCCATCTGCTCGTCGCCCTCCTCCTCGGCCTCCTCGACGAGCTTGCGCAGCTTGCGGCGGGGGTGGGCCTTGAAGCCGGTGCGGATCGCGTCAGCGGCGTAGATGTAGAGGCAGTGCAGGGCGAAGCGGCGGGCCGGGCAGCTGGTGTCCATGGCCAGGTCGAACAGCGTGTTGATGAGCCGGTCGCCGGAGACCAGCAGGTCCCAGTCCGGGGGCATGGCTGTCAGGGGCACGGATTCCGGTGCGTACGCCCAGGTCCGCAACTCGTTCGGCGTGGGGTCGACCGGGTTCGCGAAGCCACGGAACACCGCCGGGGGAGCGCTCATCGTTATCCTCCGCTGGAATGAAAGCGGGCTGTGGGAGACGCGGCCAGAGTCAGCGGCGCTGCTGCCGCGACACGCTAGCGCGCCGTTCCTGGTCAAGGGAAGGTCACCGCGAGTACTTTCATCAACCTGTTACGCACCGCGACCAACCGGGCACGCCCGCGCGGGCGTCGGGGGCACGCTCGGGCGCGTCCGGCGGGAACCCGCCGGGCGGCTCAGGGCTCGTCCGGATATGACTTTCACCAGCGTGAATCGCCGCGCGGGCCGGGCGCGCCCGCTCCTGCTGCTCTGCCTCGTGGCGGGACTGGCCGCGGCCTGCTCGCCGGGCGACCCGGCGGCCACCGTCCCCACCGCCTCCGTCCCCGTGGCCGTCCCGTCCGGCCCGCCGGCGCGGGCGGCGGTCACCGAGCGCACCGTCCGGGTGGCCGGCGTGCCGCAGGGGTATCAGGCCTACATCGAGTTCGCCGACGCTCGGCACGGGTATGCCCTGTTCAGCGACTGCCCGACGGACGGGGCGTGCCGGGGCGGGCTGCTGTTCGCCAGCGCCGACGGCGGCGCCACCTGGCAGCCCCGCCCGGTCCCGGACCGCGACGGGCACAACCTCCAGCTCTACGTCGACGGCCCGCAGCAGCTCTCGCTGTGGAGCGAGACCAACGGCTACCACCTGTCCCGGGACGGCGGGCGCACGTACACCTTCGCGCGCGAGGTCCCGCGTGAGCATCGCGCGGCCCTCGGCGTGCCGTTCGGCGTCGAGTACACCTCGACCGAGGCCGTCCTCACCGACTACCGGACCGGCAAGCCCGTGCCGCTGCCCGACGGCTACCAGGGCGGGGGCGCCACGGTCACCCGGGACGGCACGATCTGGCTCACCCGCTTCGACAAGGGGAAGGAGACGGCGCGCAGCACCGACGGCGGTGCGACCTGGCAGCGGCTGGCCGTGCCGGAGCAGCCCGGCCGGCAGCTGTTCGCGCTGTCCGTGCGGGTCTCCCCCACCGGCGACGCCTGGCTGATCGGCGAGCAGGATCCGATGTCGAGCCTCGGCGGCGGCACCGCGGCGCTGCGCGGCTCGGTGCTCAAGGGCACCGGCCTGCCGCTGGTCTGGCAGTTGCTGGGCGGCGGGTGGACACCCCGTCCGATCGAGGGGATCCGGGA
The Catellatospora sp. IY07-71 DNA segment above includes these coding regions:
- the grpE gene encoding nucleotide exchange factor GrpE, which gives rise to MTGAKGASPAEPPAGERIVIKNKRKISPSGATMSEQPETPAVPAAGTEQAGGGGESSEARAATEAAQEATPAAENPPQEAPEQVVVETVTVEMQTVDLGAPEAAEAEAAPATESAETVEGEVVEAEPVVEPAAEPEAGAVPAALGAELAQLRTALEERTADLQRVTAEYANYRRRVERDRAVSAELATGSVLSALLPILDDLDRARDHGDLTGPFGAVAEQLGAVVAKFGLTAFGEKGDPFDPNRHEAVAHLPSAEVTEPTCIDVMRRGYLLGERLLRPAMVAVAAPE
- the dnaJ gene encoding molecular chaperone DnaJ, translated to MSSKDWLEKDFYAVLGVAKDATAAEIKRAYRRLARELHPDHNPGNAAAEERFKSVSEAYDVLSDENRRREYDEMRSLFESGAFRRGARGAGGQPFDMSDLFGHGGGRGGGDQRFGGAGFADLFGSIFSGGAGTGAPPRGPARGRDVEAEIFLDFADAVQGTTQPLTLRTLGVCDTCHGDGAKPGTRPRTCKFCHGAGVINRNQGAFGFAEACRDCQGVGTVVDHKCPECAGTGGVTKTRTLTVRIPAGVADGQRIRLAGRGEPGERGGPPGDLYIRAIVRPDAMFGRNGDDLTVTIPVTFAESVLGAEVRVPTLDGMMKVKVPPGTPSGRLLRVRGKGVPKRDGHSGDLLVTVEIVVPQQLSEEAREALVRFTELAPPVRRDHLERR
- a CDS encoding heat shock protein transcriptional repressor HspR, with the protein product MDEHAKVLLISVAAQLAGMHPQTLRQYDRMGLVEPGRSAGGGRRYSLRDVELLREIQRLSQEEGVNLAGVRRIIDQERLVLELRERLQHMQERLAYAEARLAQLEAISAFPRTELLPSTRTSTALVVWRPRSSEG